From one Solanum lycopersicum chromosome 12, SLM_r2.1 genomic stretch:
- the LOC138340306 gene encoding uncharacterized protein has translation MGATDTEKAELASYQLKDVAQAWCKIWQDSRVLGGVSITWELFQTTFLERFFPREIKKAKVEEFINLKHGSMIVREYSLKFVKLSWYATSLVSNNRDDMRRFLTGINRDLEEECQSAMLHDNMDLSRLMVHVQQVENIQKRGASVMLRGLSLKIRKVLVPEATEKTLVSVSSLDSKRGNKVQGTLTLRGVQHQEEAYPSQRKGNAVPIVNEFEDVFSNDFPGVPPPLEIDFGVVLEPDTKQISLPPYRMAPAELKYLKLQLKDLIDKDFIQPSFSPLGALVLFVKKKDGTLECIDYRQLNKVTIKNKYPLPRKDNLFDQLQGFIEGFSSIAASLIAFTKKKAKFEWTEACQKSFVELKDRLISTPVLTLPSVGGKVIDFVSRQLKVHEENYPTHDLELAATVFALKLWRHYLYGVHMDVFTDHKSLQIITETMVPDTPYIQVKQEHLKPGGLTKIIEVSNKKWEAINMDFIVGLPKTRRHHNSIWFIVDRMTMSAHFIPVKSTYIAEDYAKLYIDEIVIWNGIALSIISDRGAQFTSHF, from the exons ATGGGGGCCACAGATACTGAGAAAGCAGAGTTGGCTTcgtatcaactcaaggatgttgcacaagCTTGGTGCAAGATATGGCAAGATAGCCGAGTTTTGGGTGGAGTTTCGATCACTTGGGAACTATTTCAGACAACCTTTCTGGAGAGATTCTTTCCCAGAGAGATTAAgaaggccaaggttgaggagtttatcaatcttaAGCATGGATCCATGATAGTCAGggagtattccttgaagtttgttaaactGTCCTGGTATGCTACTTCACTGGTATCTAACAATAGGGATGATATGAGAAGGTTCCTCACAGGGATCAACAGAGATCTAGAGGAGGAGTGTCAAtctgcgatgctccatgataacatggacctctccaggttgatggtacatgtccagcaggtagagAACATCCAGAAAAGAGGGGCATCCGTGATGCTAAGAGGCCTAAGCCTCAAGATCAGGAAGGTCCTAGTACCGGAGGCAACAGAAAAGACTTTGGTGTCCGTGAGCAGCCTAGATTCAAAAAGAGGCAACAAAGTTCAGGGAACTCTAACTCTAAGAGGAGTTCAGCACCAAGAGGAAGCATACCCGAGCCAAAGAAAAGGCAATGCAG TCCCTATAGTGAATGAGTTCGAAGATgtattttcaaatgattttcctggagttcctccccctctagagattgactttggtgttgtcttagaacccgatactaaacAAATTTCacttcctccttacagaatggctccagctgaactcAAATATTTGAAGCtacagttaaaagatctcattgATAAGGATTTCATTCAGCCGAGCTTCTCCCCTTTGGGCGCtctagtgttgtttgtgaaaaagaaagatggaaccTTAGAATGTATCGATTATCGACAGCTTAACAAAGtaactatcaagaataagtatccacttcccagaaaagataacttgtttgaccaactccaagg GTTCATCGAGGGTTTTTCTTCAATTGCTGCCTCACTTATAGCTTTCACTAAGAAGAaggccaagtttgaatggactGAGGCTTGTCAGAAGAGTTTCGTGGAGCTCAAGGATAGACTCATTTCAACCCCGGTGCTTACTTTGCCtagtgtg GGTGGTAAGGTTATAGATTTTGTGTCAAGACAGCTCAAGGTCCATGAagagaattatcccactcatgacctggagttggCAGCTACGGTGTTTGCACTAAAGCTGTGGAGGCACTACTTATATGGGGTGCAtatggatgtgttcacagaccataagagtctcca GATAATTACAGAGACGATGGTTCCAGATActccatacatccag GTTAAGCAAGAACATCTTAAACCTGGTGGTCTTACTAAGATTATTGAGGTTTCGAATAAgaaatgggaggccattaatatggactttatagttggtcttccgaagactaggagacatcATAACTCCATATGGTTTATTGTGGACAGGATGACTATgtctgcccacttcatccctgtgaagtctacttacataGCCGAGGACTATGCaaaactctacattgatgagattgtgataTGGAATGGGATTGCTTTGtctattatatcagatagaggagctcagttcacttcacatttctAG